In Phycisphaerae bacterium, a genomic segment contains:
- a CDS encoding HNH endonuclease → MPKLYLPIPYPTFLESICVYFLLCYRKKKYGIAFRKIKLTNGKHAIVDPDDYEKLAKEDWQFYQGKTDNFYAARMGIGKIIYMHREITNAPAGKVVHHKDANGLNNTKQNLQIVTLAENSRCSRKTSKPKSSKYKGVAFIKSRKKFYARIVYNGTTKFLGYFKNEDDAARAYDEAAKKYHKDFAVLNFPEDSNRAPNVNEGSLRTKCRPPYLNIG, encoded by the coding sequence ATGCCAAAACTATATCTTCCCATTCCTTATCCAACATTTCTCGAAAGTATATGTGTTTATTTTCTCCTGTGCTATCGAAAGAAAAAGTACGGCATCGCCTTTCGAAAAATAAAACTTACAAATGGAAAACACGCAATCGTTGACCCCGACGATTATGAAAAACTGGCGAAGGAGGATTGGCAGTTTTATCAGGGCAAAACGGATAATTTCTATGCCGCCAGGATGGGTATCGGGAAAATTATCTATATGCACAGAGAAATCACAAATGCTCCTGCCGGCAAAGTCGTCCATCACAAAGACGCCAACGGCCTTAACAACACAAAACAAAATCTGCAGATTGTAACCCTTGCTGAAAATAGCAGGTGCAGCAGAAAAACAAGCAAACCCAAAAGCTCAAAATACAAGGGCGTCGCTTTTATAAAAAGCAGAAAAAAATTCTACGCCCGAATAGTTTACAACGGTACTACCAAATTTCTCGGCTATTTCAAAAACGAAGATGACGCCGCAAGGGCTTATGACGAGGCCGCGAAAAAATATCACAAAGATTTTGCTGTCTTGAACTTTCCTGAGGATTCTAACAGAGCCCCGAATGTTAATGAGGGGTCATTGCGAACGAAGTGTAGACCCCCGTATTTAAATATCGGTTAG
- a CDS encoding ferritin family protein: MAQTEPDSEIFEFAIFREIAAYHFYMALAKVVSDPQMRKVLEDFAKEELGHKEQLELEILKMGKVLPAEEDSFVPSEADSIPDADSLGSMDYRDILLLAIEKEEASFRTYVDLLPHVTDPKSKEVLLAIAEEEVKHKLRFEIEYSMLTKKA, from the coding sequence ATGGCGCAAACCGAGCCGGACAGCGAAATCTTTGAGTTTGCGATTTTTCGCGAAATAGCGGCGTATCATTTCTATATGGCACTGGCCAAAGTTGTCAGCGATCCCCAGATGCGCAAGGTTCTTGAAGATTTTGCCAAAGAAGAGCTTGGCCACAAGGAACAGCTCGAGCTGGAAATTTTGAAAATGGGAAAAGTTCTGCCCGCCGAAGAAGATTCGTTCGTCCCATCAGAGGCCGATTCAATACCGGATGCAGATTCCCTGGGCAGTATGGATTACAGGGACATACTTTTGCTCGCAATCGAAAAAGAGGAGGCCTCGTTCAGGACTTATGTGGATTTACTGCCCCATGTTACCGACCCAAAGTCCAAAGAGGTGCTTTTGGCGATAGCAGAGGAGGAAGTTAAACACAAGCTTCGCTTTGAAATAGAATATAGTATGCTGACCAAAAAAGCCTGA
- the proC gene encoding pyrroline-5-carboxylate reductase has product MSKIGFIGAGNMAEAIIKGIIDAKFYKSKDIIISDIRPERIKFLCKKYKVSSAADNCKLTKAVDVLVLSTKPQNIREVLEEIKASVSKKLLIVSIAAGVTTKKIQKVLGNVSVVRVMPNTPALIGAGAAAIYATKNAKAKVKSVVQIFSAVGLAVVVNDEKLIDAVTAVSGSGPAYFFLLMEEMIKTAGKLGLKKELAEKLVLQTAKGAGLLAVEALKNGQSPDILRKNVTSPGGTTEAALKVFAKRKFEKTVLDALRSAAKRSRELSK; this is encoded by the coding sequence ATGTCAAAAATTGGCTTTATCGGCGCCGGCAATATGGCCGAGGCGATAATCAAAGGCATTATCGACGCAAAGTTTTATAAATCGAAGGATATAATCATCAGCGATATTCGTCCGGAGCGCATTAAATTTCTCTGCAAAAAATACAAGGTTTCATCCGCCGCCGACAATTGCAAACTGACAAAGGCCGTTGATGTACTTGTTTTGAGTACCAAGCCGCAGAATATACGGGAAGTTCTGGAAGAAATAAAAGCCTCTGTCAGCAAAAAACTTTTGATTGTATCCATAGCCGCAGGTGTAACGACCAAAAAGATTCAGAAGGTTCTCGGCAATGTTTCTGTCGTGCGCGTGATGCCGAATACTCCCGCTTTGATTGGCGCGGGAGCGGCGGCGATATACGCAACGAAAAATGCAAAGGCCAAAGTAAAATCTGTTGTGCAGATTTTTTCCGCTGTCGGCCTTGCGGTAGTTGTTAATGATGAAAAACTCATCGATGCCGTAACGGCAGTCAGCGGTTCCGGGCCTGCGTATTTCTTTTTACTGATGGAGGAGATGATAAAGACGGCCGGAAAACTGGGGCTTAAAAAAGAGCTTGCCGAAAAGCTTGTTTTGCAGACGGCAAAGGGAGCGGGTCTGCTTGCGGTTGAGGCGTTAAAAAACGGTCAGTCCCCGGATATCCTGCGAAAAAATGTTACATCTCCCGGCGGGACTACGGAAGCTGCGCTGAAGGTGTTTGCCAAGCGTAAATTTGAAAAGACAGTTCTCGATGCGCTGCGGTCCGCTGCGAAACGAAGCAGGGAACTTTCGAAATAG
- a CDS encoding ferredoxin gives MKVKIDDSCTSCGLCVETCSEVFRMGDNIAEVIVEQVPPQFEDAAQQAADECPVEAIAVE, from the coding sequence ATGAAAGTAAAAATTGATGACAGTTGTACATCGTGCGGGCTATGCGTCGAGACTTGTTCGGAAGTTTTCAGGATGGGCGATAACATCGCAGAGGTTATCGTCGAGCAGGTTCCGCCTCAGTTCGAAGACGCCGCCCAGCAGGCAGCCGATGAATGTCCCGTAGAGGCAATCGCGGTCGAATAG
- the dnaX gene encoding DNA polymerase III subunit gamma/tau, which yields MAYTVLARRYRSQTFDDVVGQNAISQTLKNAITSGRVAHAYLFTGTRGVGKTTMARILAKSLNCLASNKPTVEPCLKCDSCISVNSGEDIDVVEIDGASERKIEDIRELRNNAIYRPARARYKIYIIDEVHMLTTEAFNALLKILEEPPSHVKFIFATTEPNKVLATIQSRCQRFDFGNISPADIITQLKKILTDEQIKFEDDCIIALARLANGSMRDALSLLDQIISAGTQPLTVKMLEDLLGLPSSEKTYLLLEKIGAADAAGTLQGVDDLLNTGLSCTGLLDALINGLRDMMVLKAAKAASSLVILTEAEKKRLIEIAENFDIPALVYNIALLEKLRWPVKNSDNPRALLEASLLRFALAEQFMSIPDLLNAKGPAEQLKKNTAVTHKTQNTEHSPMDSLRRTQNSELKSDQQADKSQEPVIAAGADIEQIKQNWEKIINSIPNTRIAELLRKASPLRLNGNLLILGFNGCDEFTMKLCKGNGKQEAIETILSGLLGTKIKTGFEIINEASQNLAKPKPRGAKVSKKTIDEAANSPIIKNMLTEFEANIIDVEEQN from the coding sequence ATGGCTTATACAGTACTGGCAAGAAGGTATCGCTCGCAAACGTTTGACGACGTGGTCGGGCAAAACGCTATTTCTCAGACGTTGAAAAATGCGATAACCTCCGGCAGGGTCGCCCACGCCTATCTTTTCACCGGCACACGGGGCGTAGGCAAAACCACTATGGCCAGAATCCTTGCCAAATCGCTAAATTGCCTCGCATCCAACAAGCCAACGGTCGAGCCGTGCTTAAAATGCGATAGCTGTATATCGGTAAACAGCGGCGAAGATATCGACGTTGTCGAAATAGACGGGGCGTCGGAACGTAAGATAGAAGATATCCGCGAACTGCGGAACAACGCCATATACCGGCCGGCAAGGGCCAGATACAAGATATACATTATAGACGAAGTACATATGCTCACGACAGAGGCGTTCAACGCCCTGCTGAAAATCCTCGAAGAACCGCCTTCACACGTTAAATTCATTTTCGCGACAACCGAGCCGAACAAAGTACTGGCGACAATCCAGTCCCGATGCCAAAGGTTCGATTTCGGCAATATCAGCCCTGCCGATATTATCACTCAGCTCAAAAAAATACTTACCGACGAGCAGATAAAATTCGAGGACGATTGCATAATCGCCCTGGCAAGACTTGCCAACGGGTCGATGCGCGACGCGCTGAGCCTGCTCGACCAGATTATCAGCGCAGGGACGCAGCCTTTGACGGTGAAAATGCTCGAAGATTTGCTCGGACTGCCGAGCAGCGAAAAAACATACCTGCTCCTCGAAAAAATCGGCGCTGCCGACGCCGCGGGAACATTGCAGGGAGTTGACGACCTGCTAAATACCGGCCTGAGCTGCACGGGATTGCTCGATGCGCTTATCAACGGCCTTCGCGATATGATGGTTCTCAAGGCGGCAAAGGCCGCGTCTTCTCTGGTAATCCTGACCGAAGCAGAAAAGAAAAGGCTTATTGAAATAGCAGAAAACTTCGATATACCGGCCCTTGTTTACAATATAGCGCTTCTCGAAAAGCTGCGCTGGCCGGTGAAAAACAGCGATAATCCGCGGGCACTTCTCGAAGCATCGCTGCTGAGATTCGCCCTGGCCGAGCAATTTATGAGCATACCCGACTTACTCAACGCTAAAGGCCCTGCCGAGCAGTTAAAAAAAAACACAGCAGTAACACATAAGACACAGAACACAGAACACAGTCCTATGGACTCCTTACGGAGAACACAGAATTCAGAACTCAAATCTGACCAGCAGGCGGACAAATCCCAGGAACCTGTAATCGCGGCAGGAGCGGATATCGAGCAGATAAAACAAAATTGGGAAAAAATAATTAATTCAATCCCGAATACGAGAATTGCTGAGCTTTTGAGAAAAGCATCCCCACTGCGATTAAACGGTAATTTGCTAATCCTTGGCTTTAACGGGTGCGATGAATTTACGATGAAACTCTGCAAGGGAAACGGCAAGCAGGAAGCAATCGAAACCATCCTGAGCGGTTTACTTGGCACAAAAATAAAAACCGGCTTTGAAATTATTAATGAAGCTTCGCAGAATCTGGCCAAGCCCAAACCACGCGGAGCAAAGGTGAGCAAAAAAACTATCGATGAGGCAGCTAACAGCCCAATCATAAAAAATATGCTTACCGAATTTGAAGCTAACATTATAGATGTAGAGGAACAGAACTAA
- a CDS encoding nucleotidyl transferase AbiEii/AbiGii toxin family protein produces the protein MDLDKLEQIKKLAIISVFADDTLMKTLVLKGGNALDIVYKISPRASIDLDFSIESEFDSLNEFLDRLSKSLEKIFSENDYIIFDIAIKEKPEQNKPNTPKFWGGYQLEFKIISKNDYVKHQENIDALRKNATVVGPLQKRKFSIDVSKWEYCEHKQAFELENYTIYAYSPEMIVFEKIRAICQQMPEYVELIGQSYRTARARDFFDIYTVLNHFTINLTTPNNIELLKRIFKQKGVGLGLIKNIRNYKEYHREDFSTIQNTVKPNIELKAFDFYFDYVVMKCDDLCKALGEV, from the coding sequence ATGGATTTGGACAAACTTGAACAAATAAAAAAACTTGCAATTATATCTGTTTTCGCAGACGACACTCTAATGAAAACACTTGTCCTAAAGGGTGGCAATGCTTTAGATATTGTCTATAAAATTTCCCCCAGAGCCTCAATAGATCTGGATTTTTCAATCGAATCTGAATTTGACTCTCTTAATGAGTTTTTAGACAGGCTAAGTAAATCATTAGAAAAAATTTTCAGTGAAAATGATTATATAATTTTTGATATTGCTATTAAGGAAAAGCCCGAACAAAACAAACCTAATACTCCAAAATTTTGGGGAGGCTATCAGTTAGAATTTAAAATTATAAGCAAAAATGATTACGTTAAGCATCAAGAAAATATTGATGCTTTGAGGAAAAATGCTACGGTTGTTGGGCCACTTCAGAAAAGGAAATTTAGCATTGATGTAAGCAAGTGGGAATATTGTGAGCACAAACAAGCCTTTGAGCTTGAAAATTATACCATTTATGCATATTCGCCAGAGATGATAGTATTTGAAAAGATAAGAGCTATTTGTCAGCAAATGCCGGAATATGTGGAATTAATTGGTCAATCTTATCGAACTGCTCGAGCGAGAGATTTCTTTGATATTTATACAGTTTTAAATCATTTTACAATAAATTTAACCACTCCAAACAACATTGAACTATTAAAGCGAATCTTTAAACAAAAAGGTGTAGGTTTAGGTTTAATTAAAAATATTAGAAATTATAAAGAATATCATAGGGAAGATTTTTCAACGATACAAAATACTGTAAAACCTAATATAGAACTAAAGGCGTTTGATTTTTATTTTGATTATGTTGTAATGAAATGTGATGATTTATGCAAGGCCCTTGGGGAAGTATAA
- the recR gene encoding recombination mediator RecR, giving the protein MNPAYTQSLNKLIDELGRLPGIGTKTAERLAFHILRTEKAEALSLAEAITKLKSSVRQCKQCHNLSEGDLCSICRDAKRDKSIICVVEQFKDLIALEKTGLCKWVYHVLGGHIAPLDGIEPHDLTIDHLISRIRDGKISEVVMATNPTVEGDGTALYLSSLIKPLGVKITRLARGLPGGSQIEYAGGAVLTDAILGRNELE; this is encoded by the coding sequence GTGAATCCTGCATATACACAGAGTTTAAATAAGCTGATAGATGAACTTGGCAGGTTGCCGGGCATAGGCACAAAAACCGCTGAACGGCTGGCATTTCATATCCTGAGAACGGAAAAAGCCGAAGCACTTTCCCTTGCCGAGGCCATCACGAAACTAAAAAGCAGCGTCCGGCAATGCAAACAATGCCATAACCTTTCCGAAGGCGATTTATGCTCGATTTGCCGCGACGCCAAACGCGACAAAAGCATTATCTGCGTCGTCGAACAGTTCAAGGACCTCATAGCCCTTGAAAAAACCGGACTCTGCAAATGGGTTTATCACGTCCTCGGCGGCCATATCGCTCCGCTGGACGGCATCGAGCCGCACGATTTGACAATCGACCATTTAATCAGCCGAATCCGCGACGGCAAAATCAGCGAGGTTGTAATGGCCACGAATCCGACCGTCGAAGGCGACGGCACGGCCCTTTATCTCAGTTCATTAATAAAACCTTTAGGCGTTAAAATCACACGGCTCGCAAGAGGCCTGCCGGGCGGAAGCCAGATAGAATACGCCGGCGGCGCGGTTTTGACAGACGCTATACTCGGCAGAAACGAACTCGAATAG
- the rpoN gene encoding RNA polymerase factor sigma-54: MKLDMTNQMRLEQRMKLAPRMIQSMEILQLPMFALLEKIEAELSSNPVLETDEPLETDSLPNINSDIEPATVQQSEQPDAQVQELKETRDEDKQEDFAKLDDFAEQSDDYLYRTEISKRTSYDNEPDKKMEAMNNAPDLGVSLHDYLSEQWRLVDADEKTRKAGDQIIDYIDEKGYLKVRLEQLHNKDKNDFGMEDLEKALKLVQQLEPAGVGARDARECLLIQIDQSSEDMSFERELVSKYLDKLLENKLPDIAKKMNCTVEQINEALLRMRKFDTSPGLQIGRVRNHPVKADIIVEPVSAEACRFKVYLADKSVPALRINEYYAGMARDRKLDVKARQFLQDNIRSARWLMDAIAQRKQTLLKVSQAVVDSQSEFFEKGRMYLKPLPMSEIAEKVGVHVATVSRAVSGKYIQSPQGLMPLRDLFGGGMETDDGGSESFEAIRAKMQQIIDSEDKSKPMSDDAIRKKLEQMGVKDIARRTVAKYRKLMNVPTARFRKKF, encoded by the coding sequence ATGAAGCTGGATATGACAAACCAGATGCGGCTCGAACAGCGGATGAAGCTTGCGCCGCGGATGATTCAGTCGATGGAGATTTTGCAGCTTCCGATGTTCGCGCTTCTTGAAAAGATTGAAGCCGAGCTTAGCAGTAATCCCGTTCTTGAAACAGATGAGCCTTTGGAAACCGATTCTCTGCCGAACATTAACAGCGACATTGAACCGGCCACAGTTCAACAGTCCGAGCAGCCGGATGCACAGGTGCAGGAGCTTAAAGAAACCCGCGACGAGGACAAGCAGGAGGATTTCGCAAAACTTGACGATTTCGCCGAGCAGTCCGACGATTATCTTTACCGTACCGAAATTTCCAAACGGACAAGTTACGATAATGAGCCGGACAAAAAAATGGAGGCGATGAACAACGCTCCGGATTTGGGCGTTTCGCTCCATGATTATCTCAGCGAACAATGGCGGCTTGTCGATGCGGACGAAAAGACAAGAAAAGCCGGCGACCAAATCATAGATTACATCGATGAAAAAGGTTATCTGAAGGTTCGGCTCGAACAGCTTCACAATAAAGATAAAAATGATTTCGGAATGGAAGACCTCGAAAAAGCATTAAAGCTCGTCCAGCAGCTCGAGCCGGCCGGCGTCGGCGCACGCGACGCGAGAGAATGCCTGCTGATTCAGATAGACCAATCTTCGGAAGATATGAGTTTCGAGAGGGAGCTTGTATCGAAATATCTCGATAAGCTTCTTGAAAATAAACTGCCGGACATCGCGAAAAAAATGAACTGCACGGTCGAGCAAATTAACGAGGCTCTTTTACGGATGCGGAAGTTCGATACTTCGCCGGGGCTGCAGATTGGCAGGGTCAGGAATCATCCGGTAAAGGCTGATATAATAGTTGAGCCCGTCTCCGCTGAAGCCTGCAGGTTTAAAGTTTACCTGGCGGACAAAAGCGTTCCGGCTCTTCGGATAAACGAATATTATGCCGGTATGGCAAGGGACAGAAAACTCGACGTAAAGGCGCGCCAGTTTCTGCAGGATAATATTCGTTCGGCAAGATGGCTAATGGACGCTATCGCACAGAGGAAGCAGACCCTTTTGAAAGTCAGCCAGGCGGTTGTCGACAGCCAGAGCGAATTTTTCGAAAAGGGCCGGATGTATTTAAAACCGCTGCCGATGTCGGAGATTGCCGAGAAGGTCGGCGTTCACGTCGCTACCGTTTCGCGGGCTGTTTCGGGCAAATATATTCAGTCGCCGCAGGGACTGATGCCGCTGCGGGACCTTTTCGGAGGCGGAATGGAAACCGATGACGGCGGAAGCGAAAGCTTCGAGGCGATTCGCGCAAAGATGCAGCAGATTATAGATTCCGAAGACAAGTCGAAACCGATGAGCGACGACGCGATACGCAAAAAGCTCGAACAAATGGGAGTGAAGGATATCGCAAGAAGAACTGTCGCGAAATACCGCAAATTAATGAATGTACCAACGGCGAGATTCAGAAAAAAATTCTGA
- a CDS encoding DUF6677 family protein produces the protein MTAGKFKLPGIWLLFLAGVLGWWIPGAGHWLIGQHKRAAIIFVAIVFAFGLGTYIGSIAVIDANTPWYWAQLLFSPAAAFIAHLSGSVYHLDAYGRPREIGEIYTGIAGMLNLLCVINAVYMAHCINIKEQNK, from the coding sequence GTGACAGCAGGGAAATTTAAGCTGCCCGGTATATGGCTTCTTTTTCTTGCCGGCGTTCTCGGCTGGTGGATACCAGGCGCCGGCCACTGGCTGATTGGTCAGCACAAACGCGCTGCGATAATTTTTGTTGCGATTGTTTTCGCGTTTGGGCTTGGCACCTATATCGGCTCGATTGCCGTAATCGACGCAAACACGCCCTGGTACTGGGCACAGCTTTTATTTTCGCCGGCGGCTGCATTCATCGCTCATCTCAGCGGCTCCGTATATCATCTGGACGCGTACGGCAGGCCGAGAGAAATAGGTGAAATCTACACAGGCATCGCCGGAATGCTGAACCTTTTGTGTGTTATCAATGCCGTTTATATGGCTCATTGTATTAATATAAAAGAGCAGAACAAATGA